The following proteins come from a genomic window of Pseudomonas sp. Z8(2022):
- the nadC gene encoding carboxylating nicotinate-nucleotide diphosphorylase encodes MPNLTLTELGSEIEANVRRALAEDIGSGDITAQLIPAERLASARVITREEAIICGTAWVDAVFRQLDPRVTVHWQVQDGDRVNADQTLFTLEGPARALLSGERSALNFLQTLSAVATRCRHYADLVEGTQVKLLDTRKTLPGLRLAQKYAVTCGGCHNHRIGLFDAFLIKENHIAACGGIAQAVSTAHQIAPGKPVEVEVESLEELREALEAGADIVMLDELSLEDMRKAVRLTAGRAKLEASGGINDSTLRTVAETGVDYISLGTLTKDVKAVDLSMRLAL; translated from the coding sequence ATGCCCAACCTGACTCTCACCGAACTCGGCAGCGAAATCGAAGCCAATGTCCGTCGCGCCCTGGCTGAAGACATCGGCAGCGGTGACATCACCGCCCAGCTGATTCCTGCCGAGCGTCTGGCCAGTGCCAGGGTGATCACGCGTGAAGAGGCGATTATCTGCGGCACGGCGTGGGTGGATGCGGTTTTCCGTCAGCTCGACCCGCGTGTAACGGTGCATTGGCAGGTGCAGGATGGCGACCGTGTTAACGCAGACCAGACCCTGTTCACCCTCGAAGGTCCAGCCCGCGCGCTGCTCAGTGGCGAGCGTAGCGCCCTGAACTTCCTGCAGACCCTGTCTGCGGTTGCCACCCGCTGCCGCCACTACGCCGACCTGGTTGAAGGCACTCAGGTGAAACTGCTGGATACTCGCAAGACCCTGCCGGGTCTGCGCCTGGCGCAGAAGTACGCCGTGACCTGCGGTGGCTGCCACAACCACCGTATCGGCCTGTTCGACGCCTTCCTAATAAAGGAAAACCACATCGCCGCCTGCGGCGGCATCGCCCAGGCAGTATCCACCGCCCACCAGATCGCGCCCGGCAAACCGGTTGAGGTGGAAGTAGAAAGCCTGGAAGAACTGCGTGAAGCGCTGGAAGCGGGGGCGGACATCGTCATGCTCGATGAGCTGTCACTGGAAGACATGCGCAAAGCCGTAAGACTCACCGCCGGTCGCGCCAAACTCGAAGCTTCGGGCGGCATCAATGACAGCACCTTGCGCACGGTAGCCGAAACTGGGGTTGATTACATCTCGCTGGGGACGCTGACCAAGGATGTGAAGGCGGTGGATTTGTCGATGAGGCTGGCGCTTTAG
- the tfpZ gene encoding TfpX/TfpZ family type IV pilin accessory protein: protein MSSRFKAFFVHLLCSMGIALCSLCWVFGIWFPSPLHIALGVTSIFIILISVDVVIGPLLTFLVYKTGKKTLVFDLAVIVIMQITALAYGLWSVSQGRPAWVVFNSDRFDLVQVLDIDERGLAAASPEYGSAPWFGPQWVGARKPHDARIQQEIIFESLAGGSDLAQRPEFYVPLSSLSEQITQRAQPLERLNDFNDEASVAQVLAEWPQATAWLPLMARFEPMVVLLGGDGSEVLGVVALHPWTL, encoded by the coding sequence ATGAGTTCCCGTTTTAAAGCCTTCTTCGTACATTTACTGTGCTCTATGGGTATCGCTCTGTGCAGTTTGTGCTGGGTGTTTGGAATATGGTTTCCCTCACCTTTGCATATAGCACTTGGTGTTACTTCAATTTTTATTATTTTAATATCGGTAGATGTGGTGATTGGGCCACTTCTAACTTTTTTGGTTTATAAAACAGGCAAGAAAACCTTGGTCTTCGATCTTGCAGTGATCGTGATCATGCAAATTACTGCTTTGGCTTATGGACTTTGGTCGGTGAGCCAGGGGCGTCCAGCATGGGTTGTGTTTAACTCGGATCGTTTTGATCTCGTGCAGGTACTCGATATTGATGAGCGAGGGCTGGCGGCGGCATCGCCGGAGTATGGCTCTGCGCCTTGGTTCGGGCCGCAGTGGGTCGGTGCCCGTAAACCGCATGATGCCCGCATTCAGCAGGAAATCATCTTTGAGAGCTTGGCTGGTGGCAGTGATTTGGCTCAGAGGCCCGAGTTTTATGTCCCGCTAAGTTCTCTCTCTGAGCAAATTACACAGCGCGCTCAACCTCTCGAACGGTTAAATGATTTCAACGACGAGGCTAGTGTGGCGCAAGTGCTAGCAGAGTGGCCTCAGGCTACCGCGTGGTTACCCCTTATGGCGCGTTTTGAACCGATGGTCGTGCTGCTGGGAGGGGACGGTAGCGAAGTGCTTGGAGTGGTAGCGCTTCACCCCTGGACTCTATGA
- a CDS encoding pilin, translating into MKAQVQKGFTLIELMIVVAIIGILAAVALPAYQDYTARAKISEVILAGSVCKTSIQESADSGLRAVKAGDDWGCGEENSANPVETQYVEKINTDADGVITITAQNIKATDVDGQTVILTPYADTAGNTPMTANDYVSPNNIPVKAWICTFSGDAKYMPASCR; encoded by the coding sequence ATGAAAGCTCAAGTTCAGAAGGGTTTTACCCTGATCGAATTGATGATCGTTGTAGCGATCATCGGTATTCTGGCCGCTGTAGCGCTGCCGGCTTATCAGGACTACACCGCACGCGCCAAGATTTCTGAAGTGATTCTGGCTGGTTCGGTTTGTAAGACTTCCATTCAGGAGTCTGCCGATAGCGGTCTGCGCGCTGTTAAGGCAGGTGATGACTGGGGTTGCGGCGAGGAAAATTCTGCTAACCCGGTTGAAACCCAGTACGTTGAGAAGATCAATACCGATGCTGATGGTGTGATCACCATCACTGCCCAGAACATCAAAGCTACCGATGTCGATGGCCAAACCGTCATTCTCACTCCCTATGCCGATACTGCTGGCAATACTCCCATGACCGCGAATGACTATGTGTCTCCGAACAACATCCCGGTCAAAGCCTGGATCTGTACCTTCAGCGGTGACGCTAAGTACATGCCGGCTAGCTGCCGCTAA